A genomic stretch from Arachis stenosperma cultivar V10309 chromosome 3, arast.V10309.gnm1.PFL2, whole genome shotgun sequence includes:
- the LOC130965657 gene encoding uncharacterized protein LOC130965657 — MAPKLNPRRGSSQVNIENEDATNEGEVETLDKRLVLVGIMRKKTVLASESLWTDKIKINPEFAKFKNEGPKSLDRLEQCFKDIVATGYSAWAPSEDPNPEEFNQNNEGFESGGDMNYTNEFIEEDIANYTVVQSPTREKRRKTSNKKVEKRAGIASRLQDSLDRILVGVESKAATKGDDPYSTENCIKLLRKLPGLEPYSPQFYLGIRLMAKPQYRETLIALSDDPNQQFGWLESFKLDDMNRL, encoded by the exons atGGCTCCAAAACTAAATCCAAGAAGAGGTTCTAGTCAAGTGAATATTGAAAACGAAGATGCAACAAatgaaggagaagtagaaacT TTGGACAAGAGACTGGTCTTGGTTGGGATCATGAGAAAAAAAACAGTGTTAGCTTCTGAATCTTTGTGGACTGATAAGATTAAG ATTAATCCAGAATTCGCTAAGTTTAAGAATGAAGGTCCTAAATCTTTAGATAGGCTTGAACAATGTTTCAAGGACATCGTAGCTACTGGTTATAGTGCTTGGGCGCCATCAGAAGATCCAAATCCTGAAGAATTTAATCAGAACAATGAGGGTTTCGAGAGTGGAGGTGACATGAATTATACAAATGAATTTATTGAAgaagacattgcaaattatacaGTTGTTCAAAGTCCTACTAGAGAGAAAAGAAGGAAGACTTCTAACAAAAAAGTTGAGAAACGAGCTGGAATAGCATCTAGATTACAAGACTCACTTGATCGTATTTTGGTTGGTGTGGAGTCAAAAGCTGCAACTAAGGGAGATGATCCTTACTCCACAGAAAATTGCATCAAGTTGCTACGCAAATTACCTGGTCTAGAACCATATAGTCCACAGTTCTATTTGGGAATTAGATTAATGGCTAAGCCACAATATAGAGAAACTTTGATTGCATTGAGTGATGATCCCAATCAACAATTTGGATGGCTAGAATCTTTTAAATTAGATGACATGAACcgtctttaa
- the LOC130965658 gene encoding uncharacterized protein LOC130965658: MSDYETDNDTEYEEYEKDYESAAILAICGVANYYLRYVLKQEKRTSKLSGYQWLLELKEGNEMRFFEQFRMRKPVFNRLCNDLVLNYGLKSYRMIEERFQHSGETIFRQCHHVLSCVKKLAKNIIRPIDPSFGDTPKYIMDNDRYWPYFKDCIGAIDGTHIAIHVHQDEQVRFIGRKGNTTTNVMAVCDFNMCFTFIWAGWEGFAHDTRIFMEALRTKKLNFPHPPEGKYYLVDAGYPTFKGFLGPYRHTRYHIPQFRLAPNFRSNNEKFNYCHSSLRTVIERTFGVCKARWKILQNMPLRAKFETQRDIIVACFTLHNFIRMMDSDDISILQKFEDIVSLQANEDDSTTVRNGSTNSEINKWKEPTQEDVRAIEEIRDNIRDQLSDQIN; this comes from the exons ATGAGTGATTATGAAACAGATAATGATACTGAATATGAAGAATATGAAAAAGATTACGAATCAGCTGCTATATTAGCTATTTGTGGAGTTGCCAATTATTACTTGCGATATGTCCTCAAACAAGAGAAAAGGACTTCAAAACTATCAGGATATCAATGGCTATTAGAATTAAAGGAAGGGAATGAAATGCGATTTTTTGAACAATTTAGAATGAGAAAACCAGTGTTTAACCGTTTATGCAATGATTTGGTTCTCAATTATGGCTTGAAATCTTATAGAATGATAGAGGAGCGATTTCAGCATTCAGGTGAAACTATATTTCGTCAATGTCATCATGTTCTATCATGTGTGAAGAAATTggcaaaaaatattattagacCTATTGATCCTAGTTTTGGAGACACACCTAAATATATTATGGATAATGATAGATATTGGCCATATTTCAAAGATTGTATTGGAGCTATAGATGGTACGCATATAGCCATTCATGTTCACCAAGATGAGCAAGTGCGATTTATTGGTAGAAAAGGAAATACTACAACAAACGTAATGGCTGTGTGTGATTTTAATATGTGTTTTACATTTATATGGGCTGGTTGGGAAGGTTTTGCACATGATACAAGAATTTTTATGGAGGCTCTTCGAACAAAAAAGCTAAATTTTCCACATCCACCAGAAG GTAAATATTACTTAGTTGATGCTGGTTATCCAACTTTTAAGGGATTCTTAGGACCTTATCGTCATACAAGGTATCATATTCCACAATTTAGACTAGCACCAAATTTTAGATCAAACAATGAAAAGTTCAACTATTGTCATTCAAGTTTAAGGACAGTAATTGAAAGGACTTTTGGAGTATGCAAAGCAAGATGGAAGATACTACAAAACATGCCATTAAGAGCCAAATTTGAAACCCAGCGTGATATCATTGTTGCATGTTTCACTCTTCATAATTTTATAAGAATGATGGATTCTGATGACATAAGTATTTTGCAAAAGTTTGAAGATATTGTTTCGTTACAAGCCAATGAAGATGACAGTACTACTGTAAGAAATGGATCAACAAATTCTGAAATTAATAAATGGAAAGAACCAACACAAGAAGATGTTCGGGCAATAGAAGAAATAAGAGACAATATAAGAGATCAATTATCGGATCAAATAAATTAG